Within the Anoplopoma fimbria isolate UVic2021 breed Golden Eagle Sablefish unplaced genomic scaffold, Afim_UVic_2022 Un_contig_4118_pilon_pilon, whole genome shotgun sequence genome, the region CATTCACACTCCTTCACCACGCATATAATCGTGCACGAGGACTTAGACTGACCTTTAGGAGGCAGGAGTTAGTCACCACCTGCTTAGGATCTACCACATCCACCAGAGGCTCCCTGATGGCCACATTGCGAATGCAGCTCATGTCGAATCCATACACGTTTTCCCACCCTGCGCATACACAACAGTAAACAGCACCCATATGAATACACATGCGAAAAGTatgttttctggatttttttttttttttttttttttttactttcatacatttttataaagttgcaaagttctgtttttctctgttcctgccaagcacataaaaaaaaaaaaaaaaaaaaaaaaaaaaaaggtgggagAGAAAATGGAACAAAGCACTTAACCCTGCCAGGAGAAacgctgtctctctgtctatccaGTCCCTATGTGGAGAAAGACATGGCTCTCTGAAAATAGACTCTGgactcctccgcctcctccaccaTGTCTGgttgccttcttttttttttttatatattataatttggGCTGGAAACATACCGAGCAGGCTTTCCCTCCCCCATTCCCTCTGTCCCTCCACTCCACCTTGCTTTGTCAGAGGGCCAAACACTAAGTCTGAGCGATGAGAAGGTGGAATATGCCACCGACGCAGAGAGAAACTAAAAATAGGAGCGCTAGGGATTTGGGTACACTGAAATCTTTTGGGATTCATGTGAAAGCATGAAcctgtatgtgcatgtgtagaTGTTATAGAACAGAGAAGGCCACCTGTGCAGTAAAAGGAAACTCAGTAGAAGTTATTAACCCAGATTCAACGCCTTAGTACGAGGGTGAATGGCACCTTTTAATATTGGTACTTTGATCTGGATCACAATGTTAAGCTCAGCACTCTCGCTGCGATGGATATTTGAACACATGAAGTGAGTTTAGAGCACAGCATGTACTGCAGGATCAAGGCACCCGGCTGGTGTAAAGACTTAAGCTTCTACTTTATAATACAACATATTTTACACTGGGTTTTCTATGTTGGAAATAAGGCCTTTAATAACAGTgaatagaaatacttttttattagtttatcaATCCATAACATTTGCAGGCAGAATGtgagacaatgggcccctgGGCACAGACATGCCAAAGGCCCAACCACCTCTCGCATGTAGGAGcaagacacacagactttatagttgtttttgttgttttgtgtctatcTCTCTGTGGTGTGATGTatctttgaagttgttttgtgtctctctgtggtcatttagtgtctctttgttgattgttttatgtctctttatagtcattttgtgtctctttgtagtctttttatgATTCTTTGAGTACATTTTGTAGGTTAGCCAGAGAGGCCCCAGACGCTATGGGCCCCTGGGCATGTGCAGTAGTCCATCCTTTGCTATTTGTGTGTATGATTTGAGTTACCAGGTAGTGAAAAATCCTTTTGGCTCTTTTATATCCCAGCATAACTTGCTTTGTCTTTTTAGCTCACTTTAACTATGCTATCTTATAAGACATATGGACCAATTGTAGAAGGGCTCCAAATATGTAAGTTAATGTCAGCTTACCAAGATCTATTTATCAATAAATAGTTCACACTCAAACCCAAACCTGATGGATGATTCTGCAGTAAAAACTCTTTATTAATAACTGCTGACCTGATGGCTCATTCAAACGTGACAAATCCATGACCTTTTATTAATGACTCACACATTTCTCGCAGTCTGCAGTAATATATCAGCCAAACAGATATTTCCAAAATCATGTAGCTACTGCTCTTATAAAGGATTGCTTATTAGAAAGTGGAAACCAACACTTTTTGACTAAGCTTGAGTTTTGGTTTGACGTCATCTGCACAGCGTTCATTAATAATGCACTGCACAGCttggagggagacagagagagacaaataaaagcaaaaaataattacaaatctTCCATAATTACTCACAATGTATCTTGAAATCTTTGTACTGCCTGTCTTCAATGGCTACCACGTAGAGAGCTGCTCTGTCAGGGAACATCAGGCCTCCAGGTTTCTGAAAGCAGTAAAAGCTTCAGGTTAATtaatgcgcgcacacacacacacacacacacacacacaaaggccatCCATCACCTTTATTGTTCGCACACCTGCCATGTTATACAAGATGACGTGCAGAGTTTAAAAACCTGCTGGAAAACTACTGAGGTTGAAAAGCAGATCATTCATGTATGACCTCAGCACACGGGCAgcagacacatgcacaccagCGTACAGTAAATCCTCTACTTCATTactgtctgctgtgtttacGTGTCCAAAGCCCTACATGTCCAGCcagctatacacacacacacacacacacacacacacacacacacacacacacacacacacacacacacacacgctaaacACAGCCCTCCCTAAATCCCCACAGCAGCACCATCATACCAGCCACTTGTCCCTGGCGAAGATGACGGTGTTGAGCATGGACTCGTAGAAGAGGCAATAGCCCATCCACTCCGAGATGATGATGTCCACCTTCTCCACAGgcagctccacctcctccacctttccCTTGAAGATGGTAATGACTGCGAGATGAAGGGCAGGCAACAAATGACTTCACGGCATCTTCATCACATTAATGCAGGACAATAACTCTCAGATGGCATTGTTTTTATGCTTTGGGATTTCGGTAAATTAGTACCGCTTAATTGCTATGCTCATCTCATGCCTCAGTGCTTCATGCAcaaatttgttgttttcaatttGGCCCCTTTGACCCATGACATTGAGATACGAGGagatagatttaaaaaagaaaaatatggcAGTTTAAGAGTTACCATTGACGCTCGTTTACTCTAATAAACCGTCATCTTAAAATacctgaaatgtaaataaaaaaaagaagatgaaataaaaaccaGCCTGATGCCAGTCCTCCATCTGTGAAGCAATGGGTGGCATTTTAACAATTGTAATCAGCAACACTGAGGGAATTCTGATTGACGGCAGGTTATTTGACATCAGAGGCGAGCTGCCAGTTAACCATCGGAGCTGTGCCTAATATTGTCGAGTGTGACGATAATGATGGAAATATACTGATTCTTCACGCTGCATCTAATCCAGAAGCCATCGGGCTGTTCTGCATTCAGACAGGCCCGAGAATAATATAGTAGTAATGAGAAACCACTTCTACTTACCATTGTGGAGgtgatttgatttgataatCTTCTCGGAATATTCAGATATGCTCGAACATTCGATCTGGAGGCACAAGGGCAAAACCACAGACGTGGTGTCTTCTGAACAAGAAACtggtgcatgtctgtgtgtggcaATAtctacattgttgttttttttgttcatcttcTGCTAACAGGCACTTgtcatcattttaataattcagaAGAAATATGTTCCATTTCCTCATCATTTGACACGACCTGCAATGCTGTTAGCTACCATTTTCCTTCCCCATATACAGACTGTTAACCTTTTGTGTAACATCGGAAGGACAGATTTAATAACCCTCTAACCCTTCACATCCATCCAAACCCTTATGTCCCTGATCACTCACCTCAGACCCTGTGCTGCACGGAAACTAATACATCATTTTGCTCTCCCATCCGTAAGTGCAATACAGTATATGAATTATACATTACTGTGGGAGACACTGCCGGTAATGTATAACCTCTGACAAGAGGAGCCAGATGTCTCTTATTCCCTGTGTGTAAGACTGTCTGAAAGGGATTTCTCAACAGAACAAATGGGAGCTGGCCCTAAAGTTATGTCCCATTATGTCTACGGATGAGACATAATGTGACGGCAGAGCCAGATTTGATATCAATTGGAACACTGAAAAGGTGTGcgtattctctctctccttaaTATTTATTAGCAGGAACTGTTGAATACCAACTGTATCTGTTTGTGGTTAAAAGGTGCACGCATCTATCCGTCTCACCCCGTAGACGTGTTTGGCGCCGGCATTGGCGGCGAACATACAGAGGATCCCGGTGCCGCTGCCAACATCCAGGACGACTTTGTCTTTGAACACATGCTTGTTGTGGTACATGGCGTTCCGGTAGGTCAGCGTGCGCACCTCGTCTTTCAGCATCTCCTGTTTAAATTAAGAGATGAAACTGAGAGCTCATATCTGTGATACATAATGATTTTTGCATTCTAGAATAACATGCAAACCAGTTTAGCTTCTATAATGAACTGGTCTAGAGTACCTGAAGAATAATGGGATTCAAAAATGCCTAAAGGAATACATAATAcacataatattacattatgAACATACAAATGTGCAcatattatgattaaatgtaaTGCACATTTCTCACCAGCATGtgaatacatacatatttttcttgtaTAATGAGGTAGATAAGGCAGTATATGGGCCAAAAGCCTCAGTGACAGTGGCAGAGCTTCTTGAAATAGACAGGAGTAAAACACAAAGCCTTTGGGGATGGCCTGATATCCATCTCCTTGAGCCCATTCAcacatcttcctctctttgcaCTCCTCTAATCAGGACACACTCTGTATCTGCAAGCAGACAAAAACCTGTCCCACATGCTAAATATGGACACTATGGAAAATAAGGTCTATATGTCCCCAAAGTTTCCCACCACCACTCCTTCGCAGATCAAGGTCATTAGCTCGGGTATAGCTATACAATTATACTAAGAGGTCAAAGACAGAcactgattatttttcatttatggAATACTGAACATAGACTACTATCAAAGTCTTTTGTCAGCTGTGAGACATTCTacactctctttttctttctcaacaAGATCATAGACAGTTGGCCTCTCAGGTTTATGTTTGGAGTTTAATTTTGGGGCATCATCAAGTtactttttgaaatgttgtaagtattgagtgatttttttttctttaaacaggtTTCTGAGAGATGTTGgaatcatcatgtttttgatATACTTTGTTTAAACTCATATGTGAAAGCGCTGGGGGACTGAAACTTGGCTTCTCTGTTGTTACTTTACGATCCATTTTCAGATCCTATGGTCTGAGGTTTTTTAATCAAGTGTCTATATATTATAGTTTCTTAGTGATGGATAAAATATCATTCTTGACAAAAAGAAGATTTGGACCACAACTAAAATCAAAGCCTATCTGTCCATGATATCAAATCAGCCGAGGTGTTTAACATATCCTGCTGACAAAAAGACACACTAACAGTGTTGAAATGTCTTGGCAGGTTAAGGAGCATCAGTTTAGACATCTGGTGTCTTTCTTTTACTCCGGTCTTACATACCAAGCATGCCGTTTGTCAGCCTGGCCTGCCTACCTCATGGATGCCAAAGTGGGCATAGGAGTCGAAGTAGTAGTCCCGTGATGTCATGTCCTCCGGGCTGATAAATTTGGAAATCTTGCCCCGACCGGGACAGGTGGCCAGGGCTGCTACACGAGGCGTATGGGGGATACAGGGCACATGGTGGGCAGTAGGCACTGGTTTAGGCAGTGGGGAGGGCTGGGCAGACTGGGAGAGGGGAGACGTTACAGGCTGTTGCCGCTGttaaagagggagaaagaagggaATCATTATGAAATTACAGACaagaatttgtaaaaaaaagcatagcAGTTGAGGATTGTATATCCAgtatttttttgaatgaatgGACCTGC harbors:
- the LOC129114419 gene encoding protein arginine N-methyltransferase 8-B-like, which encodes MGLRHSSRCLLLRRKMAEADSSERQQPVTSPLSQSAQPSPLPKPVPTAHHVPCIPHTPRVAALATCPGRGKISKFISPEDMTSRDYYFDSYAHFGIHEEMLKDEVRTLTYRNAMYHNKHVFKDKVVLDVGSGTGILCMFAANAGAKHVYGIECSSISEYSEKIIKSNHLHNVITIFKGKVEEVELPVEKVDIIISEWMGYCLFYESMLNTVIFARDKWLKPGGLMFPDRAALYVVAIEDRQYKDFKIHWWENVYGFDMSCIRNVAIREPLVDVVDPKQVVTNSCLLK